The genomic window AAATCAAAGCCTGAAGCGGAGCATCCGGATCTCCAACCGGAGCCGGAATTCTTTCCACGATCTGCTCCAGCAAATTGTGAACCCCCTCTCCCGTTTTCCCTGAAACTCTCAATACATCTTCATATTCGCAACCGATCAGATTCATAATCTCATCTGTTACTTCTTCAGGGTTTGCAGAAGGAAGGTCAATTTTATTTAAAATCGGAATGATTGTTAAATCATTCTCCAAAGCTAAGTATAAGTTACTGATTGTTTGTGCCTGAATACTTTGTGCAGCATCCACAATTAAAAGCGCTCCTTCACAAGCAGCGATGGAACGCGAAACTTCATAAGAAAAGTCAACGTGTCCCGGTGTATCAATCAGGTTTAATATAAATTTTTCGCCTTTATATTCATAATCCATCTGGATCGCATGAGATTTAATGGTAATCCCACGTTCTTTCTCCAAATCCATATCATCCAGTGTCTGTGACTGTAATTCTCTTTGAGTCACTGTATTGGTGTACTCCAAAAGACGATCCGCCAAAGTACTTTTACCATGGTCGATATGAGCGATTATGCAAAAATTTCGTATGTTTTTCATTTAAGAACTATGTAATTTGCAAAGATAAGAAATCAATACTAAATTCTAATTTTTTATTCTCTGAAAACGTATTCTCCCGTTAACTGATCAAGATAAATCTGAGTTTTAACCTTGCTTGCATATCCTGCATTTTTATTCCCGCTATCTATTGCTGCGCCTATTAATGCTCCTACCATTCCTCCAGACATTGCTCCTATCATTGCTCCGTTCGTGCTTTGCTGAAACAGATCTGCCGGAATGGCTTCGATATACCATCCTTTTTCATTTTTTAAAACCTCTTTGTAGCCGATCGGGATTGCTTTAAAAATTTTATTGCCTTCCACAATACAGTAAATTTCTCCTATTCTAATATCATAGGTTCCGTCATTTACATTTTTAATATCTCCATCTTTGTCTCTTCGATAAGTTGCCGGTGTGGGTTGTTGCTGAACAAATGATTTGAAGCTCAAATAAACTCCCGGTCTTAAGCTATCACTTTTGTAGATGGAATATGTATTTTTTATTATCGTTTCATAATCTGCAAGGGATGTTTCACTAAGCGGGACACTTACCGCAACATGGTTATAGGAATCTAAAATTAATTGTGAAAGAATTCTTGAAACTTTACTATTAATGGTTTTTGCAATATTTACCCCTTCAATTTTATTTGCAGAAATTACACCTTCTGTTCTGTTGATAAAAAAGTATTTATCGTTTCTTTTAAAAAAAGTGGCAACATTTATTTTCGCTTTGGCAACATCAGGAGATTTATCATCATTAAAGAAAGACAAATCTTTAATAAGCATTACAATATCATTTTTCCCGGAACTCTTGTTAGATTCAGCAAAAGCTTCCTCTATTGCCTCTTTAGGCTGTGCTTTTGAAAATGAAAACTGATACGTTTCTCCTTTTGCGGTAATATTTCCGAGCTCTTTAGAACTTCGACTGTCAATAACAGCTAATGACTTTGTCATACCACTTTTATCCTTTATCCTCCCAATTTCAATCGTTTCATTTTTTTGAGAAAATACGATAGCTGATACTAAAAGAAATGTGATCTCTAATGCTTTTTTCATTATTATAATTTTCACAAAACTAAGAATAAGTTTAAAATTAAACGACCCTCACAAATAAATTGTAAGAGTCGTCCAACATTAAAAAAATAAACTATTATGGGTCTTGTTTAGGTCTTGAATTATTGTTTCTATGAGGTTTCCTTTCATTCATTTTATCTCTCATCATTCCTTCAGATTGAAACAGTTTCAACACTTTCTGGCAAGGAATTACCTGCTGCATTTTATCAGCATATTTTTTCCTGTTATCTAACAACTTCTGCCCTACTTCAAAGCTTTGTTGCAGTTTAGCTTTGGCTTCTTCATCAGATAAAGTTTCAGGATTAAAATTAGAATTAAACTGACTTTTTATCTGTTTCTGACTCTCCAGATATTCATTATAAATTTCTGTAAATTCGGTCTTATCACTCGGGTCAATATTCAGGTTATCCATCACCATATTGTTCCTGAACTTGGTAAGCAGTGCTTTTCTTTCTTCAGGAGAAAGGTTGTTTATGACCTCCTTTCTTTGTTTGGGATCCATTTTTTTCCAATCATAGTCTGTCCTTTGTGCATTTAAACCAAAACTATAAATGATAAAAAGTGTAAATAATATCTTTTTCATCCTTACTTTAATTATATAAATCCAAATAAACATCCTGAGTTGAATTACTCGCCAATTCAGCTATTTCAGAATTCGTAAATGACTCCAGATACTCGTTCATTTGTGCTTCATTATGTTTTGAGACAGGCTTTACTGGTGGAACTTTAGTTTTTTCCTCTCCAGTATTCTCAACATAATAATCTTTATTATTTTGATTTTCAACTTTTTGATTATGATCTTCAACAAAAGTTAAATCAGATTTTAATGTTTCATAAGCAAGTTCGCTTTCTGTTTTAGCTTTCTGATTATTCATTGCAAATGTTGCCTGAGAGTTCTCTTTTACTTTTGAATTATCCTTATTTAAAACAAAAGTCACTCCAAAAATCAAGGCTAATGATGCCGCTGCTGCATACGCCCAGTTTAATCTGAAGATCGGCGCTTTTTTAGCAGGCAATACATTATTCAATACATTTTCCTGAATATTCTCAAACAGATTTTCAGGAACTGTGTAAATATTTTTACGTTCTAATTTTTCCAGATCAAAATCATTAAGTCCGTACAAAACCTTCCCCTGAATATTTTCAAATAAATTTTCAGGGACTTTGTAAATGTTTTTACGTTCTAGTTTTTCCAGATCAAAGTCTTTCATCTCAGTTTTTTCAAAAATTATCTCTCGTAATTTTCTTTAATATATTCTTCTATTTTCTGTTTGGCATAATGATAATTTGTTTTTAATGTTCCTACCGACATATCTACAATCTTAGATATTTCTTCGTAAGGCAAATCATCATAATACCGCATCATAAATACCAGTTTCTGCTTTTCGGGCAGGCTTTGTATAGCATTCTGTAACAAGATTTGTATTTCTTCTGCATCTCCTTGCGTATTGTCAGCAATAAGATTTTGCATATGGTATTCCGGATCTTCATCAGATTTCTGCATTTTCTTCATCTTATTTACCTGCTGTAATGCTTCGTTGGTAGCAATTCTGTACAGCCATGTGTACAATTGACTATCATTTTTGAACTGGTGAAAATTCTGATAAGCTTTAATAAAAGTTTCCTGCAAAGTGTCCTGAGCAAGATCTCCATCCACAATAATTCTTCTTATGTGCCAATACAATCTACTTTGATAAGCATCCATCAGAGCACGAACTCCTTTTTCCTGAGTTCGTGGATCTTGCATCAACGAAATAATTTCCGCGTCCTTAATCTTCATAAGATGCTTTCAATGTTTTGGATTACAAAAATATCTAAAAGTTAAATTACTTATTCAATTTTTAGTCCAAATATCAAAAATAATATCAGATACTTAGGTTTATTACCCTTACAATGACTATGTCCAAAGAAATATATTTCCATAACCTTCTTACTTTTTAAAACTAAACCGAAAACCCTATCTTTGTTTTATGCAAATTGTAATCATCGGTTCCGGAAATGTAGCCTACCATATGGCAAAAGCTTTTGTTTTGAACAATATTCCATTGGCTCAGGTTTTTGGCAGAAATGAAAAAGATTTAAATAAAATTTCTGAAGAACTAAAGGTTCCTTTTTCAACAGAAAAGTTAGAAAACGCTGATTTATACATTATATGTGTGAGTGACAATTCTGTGGAAACTATTTCAGAGATTATTACTAAAAAAGATTGTCTGGTTGCTCATACTTCCGGATCGCTTCCTAAAGAAACTCTGAAAGGGGAGTACAGAAAATCAAGTCTTTATCCCTTACAGACTTTTTCAAAATCCAAAGAACTGGAATATGAAAAAATTCCGTTTTTCATTGAAACTGAAAATGAAGAAGACAAAAAGGTTTTGTTCGAAATTGCTACTAAAATTTCCAGAAATGTAATGGAAAGTACCTATGAAAAAAGAAAGTATATTCATTTGACAGCCGTTTTTGCCTGTAACTTTGTGAATCATCTTTTTTCCAGGGCAAAAGAAATTTCAGATTCTCAGGAAATTCCGTTTGATTATTTTCTACCGCTGATTGATGAAACGGTTCAGAAAATTCATGAAATTGAACCCAAATCCGCACAAACCGGACCTGCCGTAAGGAACGATAAAAGAGTTTTGGAATTACATGAGCAATTATTACAAGACGAAAGTCTGGAGATTTATAAAATAATGAATCATTCTATTCAAAAAATGTATAATTTATAGGAAAGTTAAGCCGTGGAGATGTTAAGTTGATCAATCGATTGCTTCAGAACATCTCAACAACTTAACGATTTAACACCTTAACAACAAAAATGAGTTATAAAGAAAAATTAAAAGATATAAAAGCATTTGTATTCGATGTAGACGGTGTTTTCACAGACGGCAGTGTTTATCTGATGCCCGGAGGAAATATGTCCAGAGTGATGAATGTTTTGGACGGCTATGCAGTAGTTAAAGCTTTAAAAAACAATTATTTAATCGGAGTCATTACAGGAGGCAATGATGAAATGGTAAAACACAGAATCAATTACCTTGGTATTGAAGATTATTATCCTAAATCTCACAATAAAATGGAGGATTTTGAAGATTTTAAGGCAAAATATAATCTAAAAAATGAAGAAATTCTTACGATGGGAGACGATTTGCCGGATATTCATATCATGGAAAATTCAGCGGTTGCAACATGCCCGGAGAATGCAGTTCCTGAAGTAAAAGGAATTTCTGATTATATTTCTCCAAAAAAGGGTGGAAGCGGAGCAGTACGCGATGTCATAGAACAGGTAATGAAAGTTCAGGGAAAATGGCATGATGACAACACCCAATCTATTTAATGAATTGAAAATGAAACTATTATTAGCCTCACAATCTCCCAGAAGAAAAGAGCTTCTATCAAGCTTAGGCTTTGATTTTGAAGTCGTAAAAATTGAATGTGAAGAAATTGTTCCGGAACATATACAAGTAGGAGAGGCTGCGGCATATCTTTCTGAATTAAAAGCAGACTCCTTCCGAAAACTGGAAGAAAATGAAGTACTACTGACTGCAGATACGGTTGTTGCTATCGACAATCAATTTCTCGGAAAGCCACAAAATGAAGGTGATGCCATAAAAATGCTGCAGCTGCTTTCAGGCAAAACCCATCAGGTTTATACGGGAATTACCATTAAAACCTTAGATAAAACCATTACAGAAACAGATGTTGCCGATGTGGAATTTGAGGAATTAACAATCGATGAAATAAAATATTATATTCAAAACTATAAACCTTTCGACAAAGCAGGAAGCTATGGAATCCAGGAATGGCTCGGAATGACAAAAATCAAGAAGATGACCGGCAGCTTTTATACCATAATGGGACTTCCTACCCATTTGGTTTACAAAATTTTGAAAGAAATATAACAAGTTTCAATATAAAATTTTATTATTTTTACAGAATCATCAAATCTGCTGATAATAAAAAGCAGATTAGCGAGTTATATTGAATAATGAAAAATAAAATTATATTCCTTTTAACAGCCTGTATCGTTATTTCTTGCGGAACAAAAGTAAAGAAGCCTGAACAGCGATCTAAATTTTTAAAAGGTTTTTCCACATATTACAATACTCTTTTTAATGCTAAAGACGCATTGAACAGTGAGTTTACATCCCGTGATAAAGCATATAAAGACAATTTTTATGCTCCTTATATTCCTATTCTTACTTATGAAGATCAGCCTCTAGGGAGTGATCTTGGACAATCTTCCGCTTTTGCCGAAAATTCTATGAAAATGGCAGAAGTCAATAGAGGAGGAAATTTAAATGGTCCTCCTAATCAGCCACCGGGAGCTTCCGGTATTCCGGGGAATCCGCAAGATCCTAATCAGCCGCCGGCAAAAGGAGCAACTGCACTGGAAATCTCTGAAGCAAAAGCTTTAAAAGCCATCAATAAATATTCGGTGATTAAAAACGGGGAAGAAAAGAATAAAGTCATTTTTGATGCTTATATGATTCTTGCGCAGTCCAGAATTTATCAAAATAAATCTTTAGAAGCGCTGGATGCCTTAAATTATGTCTTTTCTAATATGAAAGGCGATAAAAGACTTCCTTTGGCTTATATTTATCAGGGACTGGCTTATTCGCAGATGAAAAATTATCATAAGGCTCATGAAATTTTTGCTAGGCTGAAGGATGAAAAAATAAGCAAGGAATATGAGAGATTACTGACTATCTATCATTCCGAATCTCTTTTGGATGCAGGTAGAAAAGAAGAGGCGGTAAAAGAACTGGACCTTGCTTATGAAGTAAATAACAACAGAAAACTAAAAAGCAGAATCGCTTATTTAAGAGGGCAGGTTTTAGAAAATCTTGGACAGAACGAAAAAGCCAGAGAAAGCTTTTTAGCGGCTTATAAATATGCCAATGACTTTGAATTCGAAGTTAAATCCCAGATTGCAGTAGCAAAGACCTTTAATGGAAAAGGTGATTACAGCGGTGCCAAAAAATATCTTGAAGATATCAGTAAAAAAGGGACTTACGGTTCCAGAAAAAATGAATTTTACTATGCTTTGGGGTTAATGGCAAACAAAGCCGGAAAAACAGATGAAGCTCAACAATTTTTCAGAAAATCTTTAAAAGAAAAAGTTTCCGATTCACAGCTTCGAGGTTTGACGTATTATGAGATAGGAAAGGGGTATTTAGATAAAAATGATTACATAGGAGCAGGAATTTATTATGATTCTGCTTTAGCTGTAATGACCTATCAACCTTCTAAAATTCTTTTGCAGGATCAGTCTTCTTACATCAAGAAAATTTCTAAAAACTATTATCTGATTAAGAAAAACGACAGTATCATTGCTTTGGCTAAAATGAGCCCTGAACAAAAAACGGACTTTTTCACAAAATATATAGCGAAGATAAAAGCAAAAGAAGAAAAAGAAGAACTGGAAAGAAGACGTGCCGAAAGAAGCAAAGGCTTTGATACCGGAGACTATAGTTCCACTTCTATTTTTGCCAATAGCTCTAATTCTTTTGAAGATTTTGGGGTTGCCGCTAAAGGGTTTTATTTTGCTAATACAGGTACGATAAGCAAAGGAACTTCTGCGTTCAGACAAACTTGGGGAGACAGAGCCCTTTCTGATAACTGGCGTTATTCTAAGAAAATGGCGACTCTTGAAGATATGAAAAACGAAGCTTTAGGAACAACTTCCGTTCCTAATCCGAGACGTTTTGAAACGGCGTATTACATTGAACAAATTCCAAGTGATATAAGTCTGCTGAAAAAAGATAGAGACACCGCTGCTCTGGGATTAGGAATCATGTATCAGAACTATTTTACCAATACTCCTTTAGCTACAAAAACATTGTACGATTTGGTAGATGTAAAACCTGAAGAAAAAGTAATGCTTCAGGCCCTTTACGAGATTTTTGCAATGAACTATGAGAAAAACCCACAGGCTGCAGAAAGAGCAAAACAGCTTCTTTTAACTGATTATCCTTATACTTCTTATGCAGAGTTTGTAAGAAATCCTAAAAATAATACTTTCGTAAAATCATCGGAAGAGGTAGAAAATAAATATAAAGAAGCATTCGCTCTGTATGAAGCTGAAAAATTTGCAGAAAGTAAAGCTATTTTAGACCAGGCAATCCAGCAATATCCTAAAGATGCATTAATTCCTAAGCTTTACCTGTTAAATGCTTTTAATGCAGGAAAATCCAATGGAAAAGAGGTAATGATTCTGCAACTGGAACAAATTGCCCTAAACTATACCAAAACTCCTGAAGGGATAA from Chryseobacterium camelliae includes these protein-coding regions:
- a CDS encoding glycine zipper family protein, with amino-acid sequence MKKALEITFLLVSAIVFSQKNETIEIGRIKDKSGMTKSLAVIDSRSSKELGNITAKGETYQFSFSKAQPKEAIEEAFAESNKSSGKNDIVMLIKDLSFFNDDKSPDVAKAKINVATFFKRNDKYFFINRTEGVISANKIEGVNIAKTINSKVSRILSQLILDSYNHVAVSVPLSETSLADYETIIKNTYSIYKSDSLRPGVYLSFKSFVQQQPTPATYRRDKDGDIKNVNDGTYDIRIGEIYCIVEGNKIFKAIPIGYKEVLKNEKGWYIEAIPADLFQQSTNGAMIGAMSGGMVGALIGAAIDSGNKNAGYASKVKTQIYLDQLTGEYVFRE
- a CDS encoding Rossmann-like and DUF2520 domain-containing protein, which encodes MQIVIIGSGNVAYHMAKAFVLNNIPLAQVFGRNEKDLNKISEELKVPFSTEKLENADLYIICVSDNSVETISEIITKKDCLVAHTSGSLPKETLKGEYRKSSLYPLQTFSKSKELEYEKIPFFIETENEEDKKVLFEIATKISRNVMESTYEKRKYIHLTAVFACNFVNHLFSRAKEISDSQEIPFDYFLPLIDETVQKIHEIEPKSAQTGPAVRNDKRVLELHEQLLQDESLEIYKIMNHSIQKMYNL
- a CDS encoding KdsC family phosphatase, translated to MSYKEKLKDIKAFVFDVDGVFTDGSVYLMPGGNMSRVMNVLDGYAVVKALKNNYLIGVITGGNDEMVKHRINYLGIEDYYPKSHNKMEDFEDFKAKYNLKNEEILTMGDDLPDIHIMENSAVATCPENAVPEVKGISDYISPKKGGSGAVRDVIEQVMKVQGKWHDDNTQSI
- a CDS encoding tetratricopeptide repeat protein, with protein sequence MKNKIIFLLTACIVISCGTKVKKPEQRSKFLKGFSTYYNTLFNAKDALNSEFTSRDKAYKDNFYAPYIPILTYEDQPLGSDLGQSSAFAENSMKMAEVNRGGNLNGPPNQPPGASGIPGNPQDPNQPPAKGATALEISEAKALKAINKYSVIKNGEEKNKVIFDAYMILAQSRIYQNKSLEALDALNYVFSNMKGDKRLPLAYIYQGLAYSQMKNYHKAHEIFARLKDEKISKEYERLLTIYHSESLLDAGRKEEAVKELDLAYEVNNNRKLKSRIAYLRGQVLENLGQNEKARESFLAAYKYANDFEFEVKSQIAVAKTFNGKGDYSGAKKYLEDISKKGTYGSRKNEFYYALGLMANKAGKTDEAQQFFRKSLKEKVSDSQLRGLTYYEIGKGYLDKNDYIGAGIYYDSALAVMTYQPSKILLQDQSSYIKKISKNYYLIKKNDSIIALAKMSPEQKTDFFTKYIAKIKAKEEKEELERRRAERSKGFDTGDYSSTSIFANSSNSFEDFGVAAKGFYFANTGTISKGTSAFRQTWGDRALSDNWRYSKKMATLEDMKNEALGTTSVPNPRRFETAYYIEQIPSDISLLKKDRDTAALGLGIMYQNYFTNTPLATKTLYDLVDVKPEEKVMLQALYEIFAMNYEKNPQAAERAKQLLLTDYPYTSYAEFVRNPKNNTFVKSSEEVENKYKEAFALYEAEKFAESKAILDQAIQQYPKDALIPKLYLLNAFNAGKSNGKEVMILQLEQIALNYTKTPEGIKAKEMLNYLKSEIKFQPTDNKGNALPQNTGNNIPQQPNNVLQQQQVGTVNESGNKPPKKPINNPPGMQIPNPNAAPAKPK
- a CDS encoding Maf family protein gives rise to the protein MKLLLASQSPRRKELLSSLGFDFEVVKIECEEIVPEHIQVGEAAAYLSELKADSFRKLEENEVLLTADTVVAIDNQFLGKPQNEGDAIKMLQLLSGKTHQVYTGITIKTLDKTITETDVADVEFEELTIDEIKYYIQNYKPFDKAGSYGIQEWLGMTKIKKMTGSFYTIMGLPTHLVYKILKEI
- a CDS encoding RNA polymerase sigma factor, yielding MKIKDAEIISLMQDPRTQEKGVRALMDAYQSRLYWHIRRIIVDGDLAQDTLQETFIKAYQNFHQFKNDSQLYTWLYRIATNEALQQVNKMKKMQKSDEDPEYHMQNLIADNTQGDAEEIQILLQNAIQSLPEKQKLVFMMRYYDDLPYEEISKIVDMSVGTLKTNYHYAKQKIEEYIKENYER